The proteins below come from a single Drosophila teissieri strain GT53w chromosome 3L, Prin_Dtei_1.1, whole genome shotgun sequence genomic window:
- the LOC122616278 gene encoding LOW QUALITY PROTEIN: G-protein coupled receptor dmsr-1 (The sequence of the model RefSeq protein was modified relative to this genomic sequence to represent the inferred CDS: substituted 1 base at 1 genomic stop codon) produces the protein MVTNMSQPHYCGTGIDDFHTNYKYFHGYFSLIVCILGTIANTLNIIVLTRREMRSPTNAILTGLAVADLAVMLEYIPYTVHDYILSARLPREEQLSYSWACFIKFHSVFPQVLHTISIWLTVTLAVWRYIAVSYPQRNRIWCGMRTTLITIATAYVVCVLVVSPWLYLVTAIAKFLETLDANGKTIGSVPLSQYILDYNRQEEVTMQVMSSTTPDFSWAIPSDSANGTAVSLLSLTTVIPLTTLSTGITTSSAMGERNVTVYKLYHSALALHDRQFRNATFLIYSVLIKLIPCFALTILSVRLIGALLEAKRRRKILACHAANDMQPIVNGKVVTPTQPKSCKLLEKEKQTDRTTRMLLAVLLLFLVTEFPQGIMGLLNVLLGDAFFLQCYLKLSDLMDILALINSSINFILYCSMSRQFRSTFALLFRPRWLDKWLPLSQHDGDGRVGGSGGLGGYGGYGRQRLLHTDAVSKSMAIDLGLTTQVTNVXQESSGRAAMSAAAGGAAASVALALAASDVDGCPVAADAAVSPNDISLVEKLHLQPSQMGAAISTGQQRRRRSGSGTKCIWPTTDWLRKLRSQKARETEPSSDQDIELGKSSINRRSSVLLMVLLSSSDEVKAKAVLVSEQQPSPADEDVEDAIDALWL, from the exons ATGGTCACGAACATGTCGCAGCCGCATTACTGTGGCACCGGCATCGATGATTTCCACACCAA CTACAAATACTTTCACGGCTACTTCTCGCTGATTGTCTGCATCCTGGGAACCATCGCCAACACCCTGAACATCATTGTGCTAACCCGACGGGAGATGCGCTCCCCCACGAATGCCATACTCACGGGTCTGGCGGTCGCCGATCTGGCTGTGATGCTGGAGTATATACCCTATACAGTGCACGACTACATCCTCAGTGCCAGGCTGCCGCGGGAGGAGCAGCTCAGCTACAGCTGGGCCTGCTTCATCAAGTTCCACTCGGTGTTTCCCCAGGTGCTGCACACCATCTCCATTTGGCTGACGGTGACGCTGGCTGTGTGGCGCTACATAGCGGTGAGCTATCCGCAGAGGAATCGCATCTGGTGTGGAATGCGGACCACGCTGATCACCATAGCCACAGCCTATGTGGTGTGCGTCCTGGTGGTGTCACCTTGGCTGTACCTGGTCACAGCCATAGCCAAGTTCCTGGAGACGTTGGATGCCAATGGCAAGACGATCGGCTCAGTTCCGTTGAGTCAGTACATCCTGGACTACAATCGCCAGGAGGAGGTGACGATGCAGGTCATGTCGAGTACAACGCCAGACTTTTCCTGGGCGATACCAAGTGATTCGGCCAATGGAACTGCAGTCAGTTTGCTGAGTCTAACCACAGTCATACCCCTGACCACCTTAAGTACTGGAATAACCACATCCTCGGCGATGGGCGAGCGTAATGTGACGGTCTATAAGCTGTATCACAGTGCACTGGCGCTGCACGATCGCCAGTTCAGGAATGCCACCTTCCTTATATACAGTGTCTTGATCAAGCTGATACCCTGCTTCGCACTGACCATTCTTTCGGTGCGGCTCATCGGCGCGCTATTGGAGGCCAAGAGGAGGCGAAAGATCCTGGCCTGCCATGCGGCCAACGATATGCAGCCCATTGTCAATGGAAAGGTGGTGACGCCAACTCAACCCAAGAGCTGCAAGCTCCTGGAGAAGGAGAAGCAGACCGATCGCACCACGAGGATGCTCCTGGCggtgctgctcctcttcctgGTCACCGAGTTTCCACAGGGCATTATGGGTCTGCTGAATGTGCTCCTGGGCGACGCCTTCTTCCTGCAATGCTACCTAAAGCTGA GCGACCTCATGGACATCTTGGCGCTTATTAATTCGAGCATCAACTTCATCCTGTACTGCTCGATGAGCCGCCAGTTCCGGAGCACGTTCGCGCTCCTCTTCCGGCCGCGCTGGCTGGACAAATGGCTGCCGCTGTCGCAGCACGACGGCGATGGGAGGGTGGGCGGAAGTGGCGGCCTGGGCGGCTACGGCGGATATGGACGGCAGCGGTTGCTGCACACGGATGCCGTCAGCAAGAGCATGGCCATCGATCTCGGGCTGACGACCCAAGTGACAAATGTGTAGCAGGAGAGCAGTGGCCGGGCGGCGATGTCAGCCGCAGCCGGCGGAGCAGCTGCATCGGTGGCTCTGGCACTGGCAGCCAGTGATGTTGATGGATGTCCGGTTGccgctgatgctgctgtttcCCCCAACGACATTAGCCTGGTCGAGAAGCTTCACTTGCAGCCCAGCCAAATGGGGGCTGCGATATCCACGGGCCAGCAGCGAAGACGTCGCAGTGGGAGTGGCACCAAGTGCATCTGGCCCACGACGGACTGGCTGAGAAAGCTGCGTAGCCAGAAGGCTCGGGAAACGGAACCATCGAGTGATCAGGACATAGAGCTGGGCAAAAGCTCCATCAACAGGCGCAGCAGTGTCCTTCTAATGGTATTACTCAGCAGCTCCGATGAGGTCAAAGCCAAGGCTGTGTTGGTCAGTGAGCAGCAGCCGAGTCCCGCGGACGAGGATGTGGAAGACGCCATCGACGCCCTCTGGCTGTGA